From a single Bacillus gobiensis genomic region:
- a CDS encoding phosphatase PAP2 family protein, whose amino-acid sequence MNKAVFSLAVFLLMMAAVRLENVQAADDWIIHVFTQIRTPIFNQTFLFLTDFGASKHLLTIIVIVALFLILLKKIVPSLLLFLLYFTERVANEGMKLIVHRQRPHYHPLATETSFSFPSGHSMNTASIYLFIAFLLITYIPFFYQHKRSTWFFAFSLVFLIGISRIYTGVHFLTDVIAGWSLGYCFYLLFKKIDERMLAIRQN is encoded by the coding sequence GTGAATAAGGCAGTCTTTTCGCTCGCGGTGTTTCTTCTAATGATGGCAGCAGTCCGTTTAGAAAATGTTCAGGCAGCAGATGATTGGATCATTCATGTGTTTACACAAATTCGAACGCCAATTTTTAATCAAACGTTTTTGTTTTTAACTGATTTCGGAGCATCGAAGCATTTGCTTACGATTATTGTTATCGTTGCTTTGTTCTTGATTCTGTTGAAAAAAATCGTTCCTTCTTTGCTGCTTTTTCTGTTGTATTTTACTGAGCGAGTGGCCAATGAGGGTATGAAATTGATCGTGCACAGGCAAAGGCCTCACTATCATCCATTGGCTACTGAGACGTCATTCAGCTTCCCAAGCGGACATAGCATGAATACTGCGAGCATCTATTTGTTTATTGCTTTTCTTTTGATTACATATATTCCGTTTTTTTATCAGCATAAAAGAAGTACTTGGTTTTTCGCTTTTTCACTTGTATTTCTCATTGGTATTAGCAGAATATATACCGGCGTCCATTTTTTAACAGATGTCATTGCCGGATGGAGCTTAGGATACTGCTTTTATCTACTGTTTAAAAAAATTGACGAACGAATGTTGGC
- a CDS encoding YozD family protein has protein sequence MKEIEFVIDTEEIAEFFYRELTARGYIPGEDELFELADITFDYLLSKCLIEEEQD, from the coding sequence ATGAAAGAAATTGAGTTTGTCATTGATACAGAAGAAATCGCTGAATTTTTCTATCGGGAGCTGACTGCAAGAGGTTACATACCAGGGGAGGACGAACTGTTTGAGCTGGCAGATATTACGTTTGACTATCTGTTATCCAAATGCTTAATTGAAGAAGAACAGGACTAA
- a CDS encoding YozE family protein, producing the protein MKSFYHYLMKHRHPKPKDKISEFANQAYEDHTFPKYSSDYHELSSYLEVSGDYLSSMSVFDDAWEHYIVEVKNK; encoded by the coding sequence TTGAAATCGTTTTACCATTATTTGATGAAGCATAGGCACCCGAAGCCAAAGGACAAAATCAGCGAGTTTGCAAATCAAGCATATGAAGACCATACATTTCCAAAGTACTCATCAGATTATCATGAGCTTAGTTCGTATTTAGAAGTAAGCGGAGATTATCTTTCCTCGATGTCGGTGTTTGATGATGCTTGGGAACATTATATTGTCGAAGTAAAAAACAAATAA
- a CDS encoding YokU family protein: MKTCDWCEEGKTMPTVSTVYWELPDGSRAIEITETPAVSCLHCRMNYQEDQVVKEIENQLLLIDTKPLPYKLSFEQLMNTERILKRNYFDFS; this comes from the coding sequence ATGAAAACATGTGACTGGTGTGAAGAGGGTAAAACCATGCCAACCGTCAGTACAGTCTATTGGGAGCTTCCAGATGGTTCAAGAGCCATTGAAATTACTGAAACGCCTGCTGTATCGTGTCTTCATTGCCGCATGAACTACCAGGAGGATCAAGTTGTCAAGGAAATTGAAAATCAGCTGCTTTTAATCGATACAAAACCCCTTCCATACAAGCTTTCATTTGAACAGCTAATGAATACTGAGCGCATATTAAAACGTAATTACTTTGATTTTTCATAA
- the kamA gene encoding lysine 2,3-aminomutase, with amino-acid sequence MGNELFKPKRHWKEIELWKDVTDEQWNDWLWQLTHTVRNVDELSKVVNLTDDEKEGVSLSTKTIPLNITPYYASLMDPDDPKCPIRMQSVPLSKEMNKTKYDLEDPLHEDEDSPVPGLTHRYPDRVLFLVTNQCSMYCRYCTRRRFSGQIGMGIPKKQLDQAISYISETPEVRDVLISGGDGLLINDQILEYILKNLRAIPHVEIIRIGTRAPVVFPQRITERLCSILKKYHPVWLNTHFNTSIEITEEAKEACERLVDAGVPVGNQAVILTGINDSLTIMKKLMHDLVKMRVRPYYIYQCDLSEGIGHFRAPVSKGIEIMEGLRGHTSGYAVPTFVVDAPGGGGKISLQPNYILSQSPEKIVLRNFEGVISSYPEPDKYVPNQADEFFYKVFPEKTTETGVSSLLTDKSTSLVPEGLKRIERRETYVTDPNHESLKNRREKRDELKEKKFLAQMKKEKNQETKNENM; translated from the coding sequence TTGGGGAATGAACTTTTTAAACCGAAACGGCATTGGAAAGAAATCGAACTTTGGAAAGACGTTACCGATGAGCAGTGGAATGATTGGCTCTGGCAATTGACTCACACCGTCAGAAATGTCGATGAATTAAGCAAGGTTGTCAATTTAACCGATGATGAAAAAGAAGGAGTTAGCCTTTCAACGAAAACGATTCCGCTGAATATCACACCTTATTACGCTTCACTGATGGATCCTGACGATCCGAAATGCCCCATTCGCATGCAGTCTGTTCCTTTATCAAAAGAAATGAATAAAACGAAATACGATTTAGAGGATCCGCTTCACGAGGATGAAGATTCACCAGTTCCAGGTCTTACGCACCGCTATCCGGATCGAGTATTGTTTCTTGTTACGAATCAATGCTCGATGTATTGCAGGTATTGTACCCGCCGGCGTTTTTCTGGACAGATCGGCATGGGAATACCGAAAAAGCAGCTCGATCAAGCGATTTCATATATTAGTGAAACTCCTGAAGTAAGGGATGTTCTGATATCTGGAGGAGACGGCCTCTTAATCAACGATCAAATTCTTGAATATATTCTTAAAAATTTACGTGCCATACCGCACGTGGAAATCATCCGCATCGGTACGAGGGCTCCTGTAGTTTTCCCGCAAAGGATTACAGAGCGGCTTTGCAGCATTTTAAAAAAGTATCATCCGGTATGGCTGAATACGCATTTTAATACGAGCATCGAGATCACAGAAGAAGCAAAAGAAGCTTGCGAGCGGCTGGTCGATGCTGGCGTCCCGGTTGGAAATCAGGCTGTCATCCTTACTGGGATTAATGACAGTTTAACGATTATGAAGAAGCTGATGCACGATCTTGTGAAAATGAGAGTCCGGCCGTACTATATTTATCAATGTGATTTATCAGAAGGAATCGGTCATTTTCGTGCACCTGTATCAAAAGGAATCGAAATTATGGAAGGATTGCGGGGTCACACGAGCGGTTATGCAGTACCAACTTTCGTCGTTGATGCGCCGGGCGGCGGGGGAAAAATATCCTTGCAGCCGAATTATATTCTGTCACAAAGCCCTGAAAAAATCGTGCTTCGAAACTTCGAAGGGGTTATTTCATCCTATCCAGAGCCTGACAAATACGTTCCGAATCAAGCGGATGAGTTTTTTTATAAGGTTTTTCCTGAGAAAACCACCGAAACAGGCGTTTCATCCCTTTTAACGGATAAAAGTACGTCTTTGGTTCCAGAAGGCTTGAAACGAATCGAGCGGAGAGAAACTTATGTAACCGATCCTAATCATGAATCTTTGAAAAACCGAAGAGAAAAAAGAGACGAACTAAAGGAAAAGAAATTTCTTGCACAAATGAAAAAGGAAAAAAATCAGGAGACAAAAAATGAAAACATGTGA
- the ablB gene encoding putative beta-lysine N-acetyltransferase — MIKVQEEHCHAVVDYDLINKRIRVLDYEGKAAALADILIKTGKERGMEKIIIFAKTYDQKDLLQKLFLQEGEIDGYYNGYRALLMTYYLDQTRKTTNSWERQDHLLQTILNQSKKPIRDHGFSFQIREAKAEDSEMLTDLYKKVFPIYPAPITDRAYIEKTITGGSVYYTCFSGDTLISAAAAEINTKLGHAEITDCATLTEFAGHSILTRLIIELEKKVKQMGIFHVFSLARAESIGMNKTLCRQSYSYGGRLINNCVIFNGLENMNIWQKKLFD, encoded by the coding sequence ATGATTAAAGTACAGGAAGAACATTGTCATGCTGTTGTTGATTACGATTTGATTAATAAGCGAATTCGAGTATTGGATTATGAAGGAAAAGCAGCGGCACTGGCCGATATTCTCATCAAAACCGGAAAAGAACGCGGCATGGAAAAAATCATTATCTTTGCGAAAACATATGATCAAAAGGATCTACTTCAAAAGTTATTTCTTCAAGAAGGAGAAATTGACGGGTATTACAACGGTTATAGAGCTTTGCTCATGACGTATTATCTCGATCAAACGAGAAAAACGACCAATTCTTGGGAGCGCCAAGATCACCTGCTCCAAACGATTTTGAATCAATCAAAAAAACCTATAAGAGACCACGGATTCTCTTTTCAAATACGCGAGGCAAAGGCTGAGGATTCTGAAATGCTCACCGATCTATATAAAAAAGTCTTTCCTATTTATCCTGCTCCAATTACTGACCGTGCTTACATTGAAAAAACGATAACAGGCGGAAGCGTTTACTATACTTGTTTTAGCGGCGATACATTAATCAGCGCCGCTGCTGCAGAAATCAATACAAAGCTCGGCCATGCAGAAATCACCGATTGTGCAACATTAACTGAATTTGCTGGACACTCCATACTTACCCGATTGATTATCGAGCTCGAAAAAAAAGTAAAACAAATGGGCATCTTCCATGTATTTTCCTTAGCTAGAGCCGAATCTATTGGCATGAATAAGACGCTTTGCCGTCAGTCCTATTCCTATGGAGGCCGCTTGATCAATAACTGTGTGATTTTTAATGGTTTGGAAAACATGAACATCTGGCAAAAAAAACTATTTGATTAG
- a CDS encoding peptidase produces the protein MINLEEKVCRWIEDNKDNAVRLLKKLIAEKSTIGEEFNAQAVILEKLRQFQMEVDVYEPSIIQLKQHPYFVSGRENFAESPNIVARKHGSGGGKSIILNGHIDVVPEGSIGKWSTHPYLAVEKNGKVYGRGASDMKGGTTALLLAIEALEACGITLKGDLIFQSVTDEENGGAGTLSTVLRGYKADGALIPEPTNLKLFIKQQGSMWFRIIVKGLSAHGGTRYEGVSAIEKSILVLNALKELEKKRNVRIKDPLYHNTPIPVPINIGTINGGSWPSSVADLVQVEGRCGVAPDEDMNHVKLEIENGLKSLEKQDEWFKFHPVELEWYGAHWLPNALDENHDLVRSLEASFEKITNHTAKKEASPWGTDGGMLFHAGSIPTIVFGPGETKVAHHTDEYIEIEAMLTSAKIISLFLLDWCEIEND, from the coding sequence ATGATCAATTTAGAAGAAAAAGTGTGCCGATGGATCGAAGATAACAAAGATAACGCAGTGCGTCTGTTAAAAAAACTGATTGCCGAAAAAAGCACCATTGGAGAAGAATTTAACGCTCAAGCGGTGATCCTTGAAAAGCTCCGTCAATTTCAAATGGAAGTTGATGTGTATGAACCGAGCATTATTCAATTGAAGCAGCACCCCTATTTTGTATCTGGCCGCGAGAATTTCGCAGAAAGCCCGAATATCGTTGCCCGAAAGCATGGAAGCGGCGGCGGAAAATCAATTATCTTAAATGGCCATATTGATGTCGTACCTGAAGGGAGCATCGGAAAATGGAGTACCCACCCGTATCTGGCTGTAGAAAAGAACGGAAAGGTATACGGCAGAGGCGCATCGGATATGAAAGGGGGAACAACAGCGCTCTTACTTGCAATTGAGGCATTAGAAGCATGCGGAATTACGTTAAAAGGCGATCTCATCTTTCAAAGTGTCACAGATGAAGAAAACGGGGGAGCGGGAACTCTTTCCACTGTACTTCGAGGGTACAAGGCAGACGGAGCGCTGATACCTGAACCGACGAATTTAAAACTGTTTATCAAGCAGCAGGGATCCATGTGGTTCCGGATTATCGTTAAAGGCTTATCTGCGCACGGGGGTACGAGATATGAAGGAGTAAGTGCGATAGAAAAAAGCATTCTCGTTCTAAATGCTTTAAAGGAACTGGAGAAGAAGAGAAATGTCAGAATAAAAGATCCGCTGTACCACAATACTCCCATTCCTGTTCCAATAAATATCGGCACGATCAATGGGGGCAGCTGGCCATCTTCGGTCGCAGATCTTGTTCAAGTCGAAGGCCGGTGCGGAGTCGCTCCTGACGAGGACATGAATCATGTAAAACTTGAGATTGAAAATGGACTCAAAAGCTTAGAAAAACAGGACGAATGGTTTAAATTTCACCCCGTAGAATTGGAATGGTACGGCGCCCACTGGCTTCCCAATGCATTAGATGAAAACCACGATCTAGTCAGATCTCTGGAAGCATCATTTGAGAAAATAACGAATCATACAGCAAAAAAGGAGGCATCGCCATGGGGGACTGACGGGGGGATGCTTTTTCACGCAGGAAGCATTCCGACGATTGTATTTGGTCCTGGCGAAACGAAAGTCGCGCATCACACTGATGAATATATTGAAATAGAAGCCATGCTAACATCAGCCAAAATTATCAGTTTATTTCTTTTGGATTGGTGCGAGATAGAAAATGATTAA
- a CDS encoding 3-oxoacid CoA-transferase subunit B produces MGVGDEWREQIAMRAAKEIKEGMVVNLGIGIPSLVSAFLPEYKHVLFQSENGVLGIGGTLELGKEDENLCNAAGYPVQVVNGASFFDTAVSFGMIRKGKIDLTILGGLQVNEKGDLANWIVPGKRVPGMGGALELVQKSKKVIILMSQTDKNHSPKLVERCTLPLTARECVNMVITEKAVFTIENRRFVLKEVMEGSTVEEVVASTAAKIDIDIS; encoded by the coding sequence ATGGGTGTGGGAGACGAATGGAGAGAGCAAATAGCTATGCGTGCGGCAAAAGAAATAAAAGAAGGGATGGTCGTGAATCTTGGTATAGGCATCCCTTCACTCGTTTCAGCCTTTTTGCCCGAATATAAACACGTGCTTTTCCAATCGGAAAATGGAGTACTCGGAATTGGAGGGACTCTGGAACTGGGGAAAGAGGACGAAAACCTATGCAATGCGGCAGGCTATCCGGTTCAGGTGGTTAACGGAGCCTCTTTCTTTGACACTGCTGTTTCATTCGGCATGATCAGAAAAGGAAAGATCGACCTTACGATTCTTGGCGGCTTGCAGGTAAACGAAAAGGGAGATTTAGCGAATTGGATTGTTCCAGGTAAACGGGTTCCCGGAATGGGAGGGGCGCTGGAGCTTGTCCAAAAATCAAAAAAAGTCATCATCCTGATGAGCCAAACGGATAAAAATCATTCGCCAAAATTGGTTGAAAGGTGCACGCTTCCTTTGACAGCCAGGGAATGCGTAAATATGGTAATCACAGAAAAAGCAGTGTTTACGATTGAAAATCGGCGTTTTGTTTTAAAAGAAGTAATGGAGGGCAGCACGGTAGAGGAAGTCGTAGCCAGTACGGCAGCCAAGATAGATATCGATATTAGCTGA
- a CDS encoding CoA transferase subunit A yields the protein MIPFNKKMDVGTALSSINDGTVVMIGGFGGVGSPPTLLEGLLQKGVKDLTVICNDAGFPEVGIGPLIMNKRIKKLIVSHIGSNPIAGNQMTEGELDVEFSPQGTLAERIRAGGAGLGGILTDIGIDHEFVSAGKTTVSLKGSSYLIEEALTADIALVFAKKADIFGNAVYDKTARNMNPLMAMAADRTIVEAEQIVHPGEINPEEIVTPGIFVNGVVNSEGVKWKWVWETNGESK from the coding sequence ATGATTCCTTTCAATAAAAAAATGGACGTTGGAACAGCGTTATCAAGCATAAATGACGGCACTGTGGTGATGATCGGCGGCTTTGGAGGAGTAGGTTCTCCTCCTACTTTGCTCGAGGGACTTTTGCAAAAGGGAGTGAAAGACTTAACGGTTATCTGTAATGATGCTGGATTTCCTGAGGTTGGAATTGGACCATTAATCATGAACAAGCGCATAAAAAAATTAATCGTCTCCCATATTGGAAGCAATCCGATTGCCGGGAATCAAATGACAGAGGGAGAATTGGACGTTGAATTCTCACCTCAAGGTACACTCGCCGAACGAATTAGAGCCGGAGGAGCCGGACTTGGCGGAATACTTACTGACATTGGAATAGATCATGAATTTGTTTCTGCTGGAAAAACCACGGTGTCGCTTAAAGGCTCATCATACTTGATCGAAGAAGCACTTACAGCTGATATTGCCCTGGTCTTTGCAAAAAAAGCTGACATTTTCGGTAATGCGGTTTATGACAAGACAGCAAGAAATATGAATCCGCTGATGGCAATGGCTGCAGATCGAACGATTGTAGAAGCTGAGCAAATTGTTCACCCTGGTGAAATCAATCCCGAAGAAATTGTCACACCTGGAATATTTGTCAATGGTGTCGTGAATAGCGAAGGGGTGAAATGGAAATGGGTGTGGGAGACGAATGGAGAGAGCAAATAG
- a CDS encoding aspartate aminotransferase family protein: MKSYLIKPELNGEYPIAVHADGVYIYDADEKKYLDGSSGAVTCNIGHGVKEIIDPLYDQLKNLSFVYRSQFSNLPAEQLAEELANLLPGDLTRSFFVNSGSEAIETAMKIAIQYWQDKNHPQKTKFISRWNSYHGITNGALALSGFYERRVRFTHMIEHYPAVSAPNCYRCPYQLAYPECGIACAQELEKAIHRIGKSNVAAFVAEPIVGAAGAAITPPEGYYEKIKKVCEKNDVLFIADEVMSGIGRTGKWLAIEHWNVEPDIVALGKGISGGYAPIAATVVSDSIIQVIENGSRIIMSGHTFSANPFSARAGLEVIRYSKAKNVCRQAELMGEQLQKQLQDWMMYTKIIGDIRGKGLLIGVEFVRNKETKDPFPPEFGLTEKIVKEAKKRGLLLYPSSAGLDTAGNAVIISPPLTISKKEMQELFHLFQSVIQSVEITCEKEGKL; this comes from the coding sequence GTGAAAAGCTATTTAATTAAACCTGAATTAAATGGTGAATATCCAATTGCTGTTCATGCTGATGGGGTCTATATTTATGATGCTGATGAAAAGAAATATCTAGATGGTTCATCAGGGGCTGTTACCTGCAATATTGGCCATGGAGTAAAGGAAATCATTGATCCTCTTTATGATCAGCTGAAAAACTTATCTTTTGTTTATCGATCTCAATTTTCCAATCTTCCTGCCGAACAATTGGCTGAAGAATTAGCCAATCTTCTCCCCGGTGATCTTACCCGATCATTTTTCGTCAATAGCGGATCGGAAGCGATAGAAACAGCAATGAAAATCGCGATTCAATACTGGCAGGATAAAAATCATCCCCAAAAAACAAAGTTTATTTCAAGATGGAACAGCTACCACGGAATAACAAATGGTGCTCTTGCATTATCCGGATTTTATGAACGAAGAGTTCGTTTTACTCACATGATCGAACATTATCCTGCCGTATCTGCCCCCAATTGCTACAGATGCCCGTATCAGCTCGCCTATCCGGAGTGTGGGATCGCCTGTGCCCAAGAGCTGGAGAAGGCGATTCACCGAATAGGAAAATCAAACGTTGCTGCATTTGTGGCAGAGCCGATCGTTGGCGCTGCAGGCGCTGCCATAACACCTCCAGAAGGATATTATGAAAAAATCAAGAAGGTCTGTGAAAAAAATGATGTGCTGTTTATCGCTGATGAGGTGATGTCAGGTATCGGCAGAACGGGAAAATGGCTCGCAATTGAGCATTGGAACGTGGAACCTGATATTGTTGCACTCGGCAAGGGGATAAGCGGCGGATATGCCCCGATAGCTGCAACAGTCGTTAGCGATAGCATTATTCAAGTGATCGAAAACGGCTCTCGAATCATCATGAGCGGCCATACGTTCAGTGCCAATCCTTTTTCTGCGCGGGCAGGTCTTGAAGTGATTCGTTACAGCAAAGCGAAGAATGTATGCAGACAAGCTGAGCTAATGGGAGAACAATTGCAAAAGCAGCTGCAAGATTGGATGATGTACACAAAAATCATCGGAGATATTAGGGGAAAAGGACTTTTAATCGGAGTAGAGTTTGTAAGAAATAAAGAAACAAAGGATCCGTTTCCGCCTGAGTTCGGATTAACGGAAAAGATCGTCAAAGAAGCGAAAAAAAGAGGTCTCCTTCTTTATCCGTCGAGCGCTGGATTGGATACAGCGGGAAATGCTGTAATCATTTCACCGCCTTTGACCATTTCAAAAAAAGAAATGCAAGAGTTATTTCATTTATTTCAATCTGTGATCCAATCAGTTGAAATCACCTGCGAGAAGGAGGGGAAATTATGA
- a CDS encoding DJ-1/PfpI family protein — translation MNKFAFIAYDDFAIWQVALLQKFLKDKSWKMETFSIDGSNVSTDGGIVINVEKSIETEDPNEYDLILLPGGNVTSSLIENQPLRTFLRCYKGNIAASCASAVLLAASGLINGKYTCMPQTNDQYSHLFRNGNYDGSDVCIYKNIITSKGPAHYGFMMAILEKLELTKMDPNLEKIALNLSRNPRASDINGSSI, via the coding sequence ATGAATAAGTTTGCCTTCATAGCATATGATGATTTTGCAATTTGGCAAGTAGCACTATTGCAAAAGTTTTTAAAAGATAAGAGCTGGAAGATGGAAACCTTTTCGATTGATGGTTCAAACGTATCGACAGATGGAGGAATAGTTATTAATGTAGAAAAATCGATTGAAACTGAAGATCCTAACGAATATGACCTTATCTTACTTCCAGGTGGAAATGTTACCTCTTCACTCATAGAAAATCAGCCATTACGTACGTTTTTAAGATGCTACAAAGGGAATATAGCCGCAAGTTGTGCGTCTGCTGTTCTGTTGGCAGCTTCTGGGTTGATTAACGGAAAATATACCTGTATGCCGCAAACCAATGATCAATACTCTCATTTATTTAGGAATGGAAATTATGATGGTTCAGATGTCTGTATATATAAAAATATAATTACAAGCAAAGGGCCTGCACATTATGGATTTATGATGGCGATATTAGAAAAACTGGAGCTGACAAAAATGGATCCCAACCTTGAAAAAATAGCTCTAAATCTATCAAGAAATCCGAGAGCCTCTGACATAAATGGAAGCAGCATTTAA
- the msrB gene encoding peptide-methionine (R)-S-oxide reductase MsrB, which produces MNAKRKEENIKNLTEMQYEVTQRNGTEPPFHNEYWDHKEEGLYVDIISGKPLFSSLDKFDAHCGWPSFTKPVQEDEIEEKTDSSHGMIRTEVRSKTADSHLGHVFNDGPEPSGLRYCINSASLRFIAKKDLEKEGYGEYLSLFSK; this is translated from the coding sequence ATGAACGCTAAAAGAAAAGAAGAAAATATAAAAAATTTAACTGAGATGCAATATGAAGTTACACAAAGAAACGGAACAGAGCCTCCTTTTCATAATGAATATTGGGATCATAAGGAAGAAGGCTTATATGTAGACATTATTTCCGGGAAGCCGTTATTCAGCTCTTTGGATAAATTCGATGCACACTGCGGCTGGCCGAGCTTTACGAAGCCGGTTCAGGAGGATGAGATTGAAGAAAAGACAGACTCAAGCCATGGCATGATTCGAACCGAAGTACGAAGCAAAACAGCAGATTCTCACCTCGGCCATGTTTTTAATGACGGCCCAGAGCCTAGCGGACTCCGTTATTGTATCAATTCAGCGAGCCTGAGATTTATTGCAAAAAAAGACTTAGAAAAAGAAGGGTACGGAGAATATCTCTCTTTATTTTCAAAATGA
- the msrA gene encoding peptide-methionine (S)-S-oxide reductase MsrA, translating to MTEKRERATFAGGCFWCMVKPFDEQPGIYQVESGYTGGHKPNPTYEEVCTDTTGHKEAVQITFDPDIFPYEKLLQLFWQQIDPTDAGGQFADRGDSYKTAIFYHSDSQKRMAEESKKELEEQNVFNAPIMTEILPAKTFYRAEEYHQDYYKKNSAHYERYRFGSGRGPFLNHYWGEEDER from the coding sequence ATGACTGAAAAAAGAGAGCGTGCTACCTTCGCGGGCGGCTGTTTCTGGTGTATGGTGAAACCGTTTGACGAGCAGCCGGGCATCTATCAGGTTGAATCGGGATATACTGGGGGCCATAAACCCAATCCTACGTACGAAGAGGTTTGCACCGATACGACCGGCCATAAGGAAGCGGTGCAAATTACCTTTGACCCTGATATATTTCCGTATGAAAAGCTACTGCAGCTATTTTGGCAGCAAATTGATCCGACAGACGCCGGCGGTCAATTCGCCGATAGGGGAGATTCATATAAAACAGCGATTTTCTATCATTCAGACAGCCAAAAACGAATGGCGGAGGAATCAAAAAAAGAGCTTGAAGAGCAGAATGTGTTTAATGCGCCTATCATGACAGAGATTCTGCCAGCCAAAACGTTTTACCGAGCTGAAGAGTATCATCAGGATTACTACAAGAAGAATTCTGCCCACTATGAAAGATATCGGTTTGGATCAGGAAGAGGGCCATTTTTGAATCACTATTGGGGGGAAGAAGATGAACGCTAA
- a CDS encoding MarR family transcriptional regulator, whose translation MSSREQMMYQMESLLRKVFKQIRIEINELLKREMSRNEFMILRILNEEGPKKVTEFANVLGVSASHITAVTDALVEKGWISRIRSKEDRRIIKIHITDSGNEVIKYFDKKKTEYFTSRFEAFSDEELQTIINLFSKLDKQQNSKSIL comes from the coding sequence GTGAGTTCAAGAGAACAAATGATGTATCAAATGGAAAGTCTTCTTCGAAAAGTATTTAAACAAATCAGAATTGAGATAAATGAATTGCTCAAGCGGGAAATGTCGAGAAACGAGTTCATGATCCTGCGGATTTTAAATGAGGAAGGTCCGAAAAAGGTAACAGAATTTGCGAATGTTTTAGGTGTTTCAGCAAGCCATATTACCGCAGTTACAGATGCGCTCGTAGAAAAAGGCTGGATTTCACGAATCCGTTCAAAGGAAGATCGAAGAATTATTAAAATCCATATCACAGATTCTGGAAATGAAGTAATAAAGTACTTTGATAAAAAGAAAACAGAATATTTTACAAGCCGGTTTGAAGCATTCAGCGATGAAGAGCTGCAAACTATAATCAACCTTTTCTCGAAACTTGATAAACAGCAAAACAGCAAGTCAATTCTATGA